The Festucalex cinctus isolate MCC-2025b chromosome 12, RoL_Fcin_1.0, whole genome shotgun sequence genome segment GCCCggtggatgaggaggaggaaggtggtGTCCCGAACACTTGACTCCCGTGCTGTATGGATGCCGCATATCCGTTCGGATCGCCGAGAAGAGCGCCGATGGGAATGTCGCTCCAAGATCTCACGCCATTCACTTTAAGTTGTTGGCCGATCATCTTCGCTCACTGCCTTCTCTCGCTGCTCTTACTCTCATGTCAGGTAACATGCAACACTTTGTCATtcctcgatttttttttttttttttttgttgataggACACTCCACAGAGGACACTTAATTAGGCACACCTGCACATCTGTCCATTCTGTCTTATCACATATGCCGTCATTTTATTTGCTTGTTTACTTTCATGGTACGTGGACTAGCTGCAAGTTGTTCAATATCACACTCTTGACGTTTCTAACATTTTTAGTCACGTGACCACCTTGATACAAATCATAAATATTGTTCAATACTGTATTTATAGCCATTTTTAAGAACATACCTGAGTAGCATTGACTGCAGTTTTTTTGGGCAACTGACCAGGCCTACAATAATAGACATCTTGTTTAATTTGTGCCAAATGATAGCATAAGAAAAGCTTCCGCATGACCTCTTTTGCTAAAATCtggttatcaaaaaaaataaaaaaataacaacacccCTCAGTACAACCACAGCAATAGCAAAACATACAGGTATTGTTGAAttagtataaaataaaaacactggaaAGTCTGCAGCGCTCGCATTGCCTATAAGAGCTAAATCAGGTATAGCCAAAATATTAGCAACACCTTTCAGTAATTCTTCTACACTTAAATAAACATAACTTAAAACCTTCCTAGAGGCAAATTTGTATGTAGCCAAATGTAGTAGCCAAAATGTTAGGACTACATTTACATGCTTAATCCTTTCCTTTCCAAAAATGTCTTAACTAAGCATTATCTGTGTAAAGACAACCTATACGCTTTTTGATTTGTATGTCACCATATTGTGCAGGTacacctaatgttgtggccaaagAGAGTAGTTAATACATGTCAGGTTGGCGGTGACACAGCTCATGGCGCGCAAATATCACCAGTGGGAACAtggagtgtttttttcccccgacacCATTCGTCAATCTCAGCGGGATGCGTGCGGCAGGCATATGCCAGCGCTGAGTAGTGTAacctgtgccccccccccccacgttgCTGCCTACAGATACACGGTGAGATGTTgctcacgcacacgcactgCGAGCAGGGTTCACGTGTAATGTGATCCGCTTGAGTTTGCAAGTCCACCCACTCGCACTCCTCGGGGCGGCCTGCTGCCCACACTCCTGTTTGGTGGGTGGGTGGCTTCTTACAGGGATTGCAGCTGGAGATGTGCTACTATTCCGCGTGAGCCCAGTCACAACAGAGAGGATGCCGAGCACAATCGAGCACGTGTGCGTTGCGAGGATGGCAGCTCagtcttgtattttctttttctttctttttttttcgtgttttcCCGGTTCCGAACAAAGGGAGAACTCCAGAGGTCATGCTCGCAGACCGTGGCAGAGAAAGTTAGCCAACAGTGCCAGCTGGCGTGCCACTGTAGAAGATACCCTCcacttcccccgccgccgcctcccccacctcccccgcGGCTACTGGGCGCCACAGGTAAGGACTCCAGCATCTGTCTCACTCTTCTATGCTCTCTTTCCAGTGATGGACTGTACAATACTTTTACTCACTAAATTAAAACACAGGCACTGTatctatatcaggggtgtccaaactttttcctctgagggccgcatacagaaaaatacaaagctgcaagggccactttgatttattattatttttttttagttatttattaacacattcattgccagaccagcaaaaaatgcatcatttgacgtctttttccgtcaatggcagtgaatgagttaaacatggtaaaaatcaatgaagcaattataaattgttgatataatatacagttacttattgaaaactgctaacagtcacaaggcaaatagtgacccctgtgtgccactataatagatctgcctctccactgagcagcagctgatcccaacttgacattctgaaccacaagaacaatcgctcgtcaactgaccacacttaaccatttatgtgatgttttcacattttttttcccattaataattaaccattaattaatgtgatgttttcacaaattggacgttgacactaagaaacaagtggatgaaactatttttatttctggaactgaattattagctgcaaatttgtgtcttttgcatggctagaaatgtttaatccaccctcttttttctttcttttttttttttaaataaacagcattgaaaaattatttttagtatttgccgcgggccgcccaAAAATTTTatcgcgggccgcaaatggcccccgggccgtagtttggacacccctgatctatatTTTCAACTTCTTTGTCAAAATAGGCGCGTCACTCttccatcatcattatcatttgataacaatttttgtttcacACGTCACAAGGTTAAAAAGCTACGGGCGCAAGTTTTGATAACCTCAAAGCCTATTGCCATTTCCACAACGCTTCATTTCCACGGCGTATTGCATTGCTTTCAGCtatgactagcatacaaaccaggcgtATTGTTATAGTAGCCAAACAACATttgatcacattttcaaataaatcaaatcctcacaaatcaaattataatgatccaaagtccaatgcatttcaatgagcGGACAGCGAGGCTGTTTCACAGAGGAaagatgctgcattcgaggaaagtggGAAATCGTACTCTCACTCGGATTGTGTCAGTTCTGACCTCAAAAGCGTTTGAGGCAAATGTTAATACAAGACATGTTCACAGCATAATTCGGAATGACTATGTTAACCAGGacaacaaataatttattgtaatcaaccatctttgttgtttacatttgcctcaaacaCTTTGAGGGCGGAACTGAGACACTCCGATTGGGATAAATCCGGCTACAAACCCTCCTTGAATGCGCacaagaccgccattttgacttgtgacgtcatttcGGAATTGCCAATTAGCCAATGCTAGCTAGCatgacaaaagaagaaaaaaaagaagggaagtTTGTTGTTTGACTGTAAAAATTCTTTCTTACTGTTGTACTTAAGTAGGCTACTTACATTTAAGAGTCTGAACTTTGCTGAAGTGTATATGAAATCTTGTCCATGCGGCCTTATTTAATAGAATTCTTAGATGTTGTCAACTGCAAGAATGATTCGTGGCAAACGTGTCACGTCTTATGCTAGCTCAAAACCACCATCTTCTGCCATTGAATTTCTCAATGTAAtctgtaaaaacacaaacaaaggtAATGTGTATTTGTTCaatagttagcatgctaacttagtattgttttttttatttctgaattCTTGTTAGCAAAGGTTATGGGAACAAGATTTGATAACCTACAATAGAACTTTATTAGCCAACGCTAGCTAGGACTCGAAAAAGTGTTGATTGTGTTACTTTTCTACTCAGTACATTCAGAATCTGAACTTTTACTCAAGGATTTGAATCAGTGCTTTTTGCTACACGTATACTTCTACAgagtgagtacttttgccacttCTGCCTCTCTCCCAGCTTTCCACGCGACATACTTCCTTCCGTGCGGAAACGCACCATCCGTCCTCTCGAGTTTTTACACGTGTATGCCCGTGCATGTGATGGAGCCAACAGGAGGTTGACAGCGGAGCTAATTTATGCTGGGCCTGACCTTGGGGAGTACCCAGCTGCCTGTGAGATCCAAAAGCCTGCTGGGCCGCCGAGCTCACTGGCTCATTGCGAGGGTTTCCCCTGAAGGACCCCCTGATTAAAACACAGACGACTTAATTTAATTAGGTATAATTCGATCAAGAGAAGACGCTAATGAAGCagcacacttttttgttttgaagatgGGCTGGCGGCGATTAagtgtgtgttgtgtttcaGCGCCTGTTGCGGTAGTCTGAAATCCGCTGATAGGCCAACATATTTCACCTGCTAGCACGTTGAAAGTGGATATGATTTGTACATGGCCCCGTTAATGAACAGTGCACTGAAATATGGGCGACAGGCGTTGCTGATGATGCAGCCATTGTGAGCTATTACTATGACTCTTTAGAATCACTCACCCTGAGCTCCTGACATGAGGAGGGATGAGTACTTCATCATCAGCAGACAGTACTGGAAAGGTTTTCATCAATCTGctccagttatttatttattttttgcccactTTATGTACCCAGTGGGCTTCCTTTGAATGAGGAGTCACAGAGCCTCTTTGTGATTGTTTTCAAGGTCACCGGGTAAACGCCGCCAGAAACATCTGACAGCAAGGTCAAGTGGGGCTGTGAATGCTCAGTTTTTTAAACTAGGTTGTTTTTGGCAGTTGATTTAAAAGACAGCAGTTATGTTTTGACTGAGTTTTGCGTCGGGACATGGGGTCATTGAATTGCTATGGTCCTGTATATGTCTAgtgtaatgatgatgatgaagtcagttgctatgtccattTTTATAGTCCTgtaatgaagatgatgatgaagttgtcagttatgcagttgctatgtcccttgttaTGATGAAGTTGTAAGTTGTTTTGCAGTTGCcgtgtcccttgtgatgatgtcagttgctatgtcccttgctATGTCCATTTTTATGGTCCTGTAATGAAGAAGATGATAAAGTTGTCagttatgcagttgctatgtcgcTTGTTATGGTGAAGTTGCAAGTTGTTTtatagttgctatgtcccttgtgatgatgatggtcATTACTTGTTCTCTCCTTTTTATGGTCCTgtaatgaggatgatgatgatgaagttgtcagttgttatgcaattgctatgtcccttgttaAGATGAAGTTGTAAGTTGctttgcagttgctatgtcccttctTATGACAAAGTTGTAAGTTGttttgcagttgctatgtcccttgtgatgacgatgtcagttgctatgtcccttgttcTGTCCTTTTTATGGTCCTGTAATGAGAatgatgatgaagttgtcagttgttATGCAATTGCTATTTCCCTTGTTATGATTAAGTTGTAAGTTGatttgcagttgctatgtcccttgtgatgatgatgatgatgatgatgtcagttgctatgtcccctGGTATGTCCCTTTTTGTGGTCTTGTAATAAAGATGATGGTGATGTTGTCAATTGTTATGCAGTTTCTATGTCCCTTGTTATGATGAAGTTCTACGTTGCTGGggagttgctatgtcccttgctatgtcccttgtgatgttgaagttgtcagttgctatgcagttgataTGTGCCTTGTTGTGATTAAGCTGTCAGTTGTTGCTGTTGTGTTCCTGCAATTGTCACTCTTAGGTCTTGAATTTTAGGGGTTGTATTTGTGACCCATATTTTGTCATGTAAGCTTATATTCCTCGATCATTCACTTTAAATTCTGTGCAGGAAACACACATGGCCCGTGCAAAGTACATTTATATGGAACTGTAAGTAGACCTCCACTGGCGGAAGATAAAATGTTGAAAGTGGGCAGCTCTAAAGAtccaatatatgtatttttacagCCCCCTGAGTGCCCATTGTCAGTCAAAGgcacaacaaaatgaaaaataatgctgACTAATTAATTTTACAACAATTTCACTTGCCTTTTGCAATTTAATTGTgttatctgtaaaaggtgttttcAGTTTATGACATTAGGTTCTAAAGCTTATAGTATAGAAGTgttcatacacatatatatttagTGTAAATGTGAATTTACTACTGCATCAACATAGCGTAATGACTTAGTGATGTACGTACTTCAGACTCAGTCCACTGAATAAACCGAGGAACCATTCTGCAAGGCTTAGCAAAACACATCAAAAGAATTTCGGCATTTTTACTAAATTGTTGTCATGTAACAGCCTTGATGAGCTGTTCCGTGTTGTGAGAAAATATAACAAGTGGGCCCATTTAGTGCGTTTTATCTCCTTTACaagactgtttaaaaaaaaaaaaaaggggtggagACCTCATGAATGATTCACTTAATGGAGGCTCACTTTAATCCTTGTAACTGCATAATTATCATCCCATTCTTTCATCTCAGGTTTGAAGTTTTGCTCCAAAGTGTAATCGTTAGAAGGAAATGAATATGGATGGACAGAAAaacaatctttaaaaaaaaagaaaaaagtaattgGTTAATTGGAACCTTCCCTTTAACTGAAACCTGTGTTATGGGGTGATAAAATGAtaaattaagaaatgtaagcatgATTGATTGAGTGGTTCTATTTAGTGTGACTTATAACATGACCTTTATGCATATTAATGAACACCAAAgtagataaatagatagatagatagatagatagatagatagatagatagatagatagatagatagatagatagatagatagatagatagatagatagatagatagatagatagatagatagatagatagatagatagatagataatgtaGCTAGCTGGCAGTTTAA includes the following:
- the prima1 gene encoding proline-rich membrane anchor 1 isoform X2, producing the protein MDAAYPFGSPRRAPMGMSLQDLTPFTLSCWPIIFAHCLLSLLLLSCQGELQRSCSQTVAEKVSQQCQLACHCRRYPPLPPPPPPPPPPRLLGATVAEPMVPSVRPWWTDMDLIVLGTVGCASALFLLSAVIICYKAIKRKPLRKEENGTSRGEYAMSIRTKKAMAPLPQ
- the prima1 gene encoding proline-rich membrane anchor 1 isoform X1, with translation MDAAYPFGSPRRAPMGMSLQDLTPFTLSCWPIIFAHCLLSLLLLSCQGELQRSCSQTVAEKVSQQCQLACHCRRYPPLPPPPPPPPPPRLLGATVAEPMVPSVRPWWTDMDLIVLGTVGCASALFLLSAVIICYKAIKRKPLRKEENGTSRGEYAMSIRTKKAMGTNNTVV